A region from the Oncorhynchus keta strain PuntledgeMale-10-30-2019 chromosome 5, Oket_V2, whole genome shotgun sequence genome encodes:
- the LOC118384316 gene encoding apoptosis regulator BAX-like → MACAETSDYRVGEVLLNRVMQEQLDELPSDIPVVVSTKAQEVESDQEQKIVSQLAVMIRTIGDAVKKDGKLDDAIDGMVGKMTSQTSYWKLVEKVFEDSQITWERIAVLFYVAGRIAVKVVIANIPQLVKDILKWTLDYFRRELLDWIQKHGGWMNSFAELARVQVEKVSPIISWSSAFILVFLGGVILGSVISWKLARST, encoded by the exons ATGGCGTGTGCAGAGACATCAG ATTACAGAGTAGGAGAGGTCCTGCTGAATAG AGTGATGCAGGAGCAGCTGGATGAGTTGCCATCAGACATCCCGGTAGTGGTCTCCACAAAAGCCCAGGAGGTGGAGAGTGATCAGGAGCAGAAGATTGTGTCACAGCTAGCTGTGATGATACGGACCATCGGAGACGCCGTCAAGAAGGACGGGAAGCTGGACGA TGCGATAGATGGAATGGTGGGGAAAATGACCAGCCAGACCAGCTACTGGAAGTTGGTAGAAAAGGTATTTGAGGACAGTCAAATCACCTGGGAGAGAATTGCTGTGCTGTTTTACGTAGCAGGGAGGATAGCCGTCAAG GTGGTGATTGCTAACATCCCCCAGTTAGTGAAGGACATACTGAAGTGGACTCTGGACTACTTCAGAAGAGAATTACTGGATTGGATCCAGAAACATGGAGGATGG aTGAACAGTTTTGCTGAGCTGGCACGTGTGCAGGTGGAGAAGGTGTCCCCTATAATCTCCTGGTCCTCAGCGTTCATCCTGGTCTTCCTCGGAGGTGTCATACTGGGTAGTGTTATCAGCTGGAAACTGGCCAGGagcacctga